The Bradyrhizobium sp. WBAH42 genome includes a window with the following:
- the murG gene encoding undecaprenyldiphospho-muramoylpentapeptide beta-N-acetylglucosaminyltransferase has product MDTSPLILLAAGGTGGHLFPAEALGVELIRRGYRVRLVTDERALRYSGLFSKDMIDVVRSETARGRNPLQLAYAGLTLAAGTLSAYALIKRLKPVAVVGFGGYPTLPPLVAAKFAGVPGIIHDANAVLGRANRFLSSRVRAIATSLPGVLDRDPALAGKTTTVGTPMRPAILAAAAVKYAAPEPNGPLRLLVVGGSQGARIMADIVPDTIERLEPALWSRLILTQQVREEDMSRVRAVYDKLKIKAELAPFFTDLPARLASNHLVVSRSGAGTVAELAAIGRPSILVPLPGSIDQDQFANAGVLVKVEGAIRIPQTEFTSDRLASEISGFAAEPVRLAAMAEAARGAGRLDAAERLADLVVKVAGI; this is encoded by the coding sequence ATGGACACGTCCCCCCTGATTCTTCTCGCCGCGGGCGGCACCGGCGGCCATCTGTTCCCGGCCGAGGCGCTCGGCGTCGAATTGATCCGGCGCGGTTATCGCGTCCGCCTCGTCACCGACGAGCGCGCGCTGCGCTACAGCGGGCTGTTCAGCAAGGACATGATCGACGTCGTCAGAAGCGAGACCGCGCGCGGCCGCAATCCGCTTCAGCTCGCCTATGCCGGCCTCACGCTCGCCGCCGGCACGCTGTCGGCCTACGCCCTGATCAAGCGGTTGAAGCCCGTCGCCGTCGTCGGCTTCGGCGGCTATCCGACCTTGCCGCCGCTGGTCGCGGCGAAGTTCGCGGGCGTACCCGGCATCATCCACGACGCCAACGCCGTGCTCGGCCGCGCCAACCGGTTCCTGTCGAGCCGCGTGCGCGCCATCGCGACATCCTTGCCCGGCGTGCTCGATCGCGATCCGGCGCTGGCAGGCAAGACGACGACCGTCGGCACGCCGATGCGTCCGGCGATCCTCGCGGCCGCTGCGGTGAAATATGCCGCGCCCGAGCCGAACGGGCCGCTGCGTCTGCTCGTCGTCGGCGGCAGCCAGGGCGCGCGCATCATGGCCGACATCGTGCCTGATACGATCGAGCGACTCGAGCCTGCGCTGTGGAGCCGTCTCATTCTCACCCAGCAGGTGCGCGAAGAGGACATGAGCCGCGTGCGCGCCGTCTACGACAAGCTCAAGATCAAGGCCGAGCTCGCGCCGTTCTTCACGGATCTGCCGGCGCGCCTCGCCTCCAATCATCTCGTGGTATCGCGCTCCGGTGCGGGCACCGTGGCCGAGCTCGCCGCGATCGGCCGGCCCTCGATCCTGGTGCCGCTGCCCGGCTCGATCGACCAGGACCAGTTCGCCAATGCCGGCGTCCTGGTCAAGGTCGAGGGCGCAATCCGGATCCCGCAGACCGAGTTCACCTCCGATCGGCTGGCGTCCGAAATTTCTGGCTTCGCCGCCGAGCCCGTGCGCCTTGCCGCGATGGCCGAAGCCGCCCGCGGCGCTGGCCGGCTCGACGCGGCTGAGCGGCTGGCCGACCTCGTGGTCAAGGTCGCGGGAATCTGA
- the murC gene encoding UDP-N-acetylmuramate--L-alanine ligase, whose translation MRLPREIGPIHFVGIGGIGMSGIAEVLVNLGYAVQGSDAADNYNLDRLRKKGAKVSVGHKAENIDGAEVVVVSSAIKRDNPELMAAREKRIPVVRRAEMLAELMRLKSCVAIAGTHGKTTTTTMVATLLDAGGLDPTVINGGIINAYGSNARLGAGDWMVVEADESDGTFLKLPTDVAIVTNVDPEHLDHFKTFEAVQDAFRHFVENLPFYGFAVMCIDHPVVQSLVGRIEDRRIITYGENPQADARLVDLTAGGGGSKFKVVIRDRKTGTTHEIADLALPMPGRHNASNATAAIAVAHELGVSDEAIRKALAGFGGVKRRFTKTGEWNGVTVIDDYGHHPVEIAAVLKAARDSYTGKVIAVVQPHRYTRLQSLFEEFCTCFNDADAVVVADVYAAGEAPIDGIDRDHFVAGLRAHGHREVIPLPAATELAGIVKGLAKPGDLVVCLGAGNITQWAYALPGELKALG comes from the coding sequence ATGAGACTGCCGCGCGAGATCGGACCCATCCACTTCGTCGGGATCGGCGGGATCGGCATGAGCGGCATCGCCGAGGTGCTGGTCAATCTCGGCTATGCCGTGCAGGGCTCGGATGCCGCCGACAATTACAATCTCGACCGTCTGCGCAAGAAGGGCGCGAAGGTCTCGGTCGGCCACAAGGCCGAGAATATCGACGGCGCCGAGGTCGTGGTCGTGTCCTCCGCGATCAAGCGCGACAATCCGGAACTGATGGCGGCACGCGAGAAACGCATTCCCGTGGTGCGCCGCGCCGAGATGTTGGCCGAGCTGATGCGGCTGAAGAGCTGCGTCGCCATCGCCGGCACGCACGGCAAGACCACGACGACGACGATGGTCGCAACGCTGCTCGACGCCGGCGGCCTCGACCCGACCGTGATCAACGGCGGCATCATCAACGCCTACGGCTCCAACGCACGGTTAGGTGCCGGCGACTGGATGGTGGTGGAGGCCGACGAGAGCGACGGCACGTTCCTGAAGCTGCCGACCGATGTCGCGATCGTCACCAATGTCGACCCCGAGCATCTCGATCACTTCAAGACCTTCGAGGCCGTGCAGGACGCGTTCCGTCACTTCGTCGAGAACCTGCCGTTCTACGGCTTTGCCGTGATGTGCATCGATCATCCCGTGGTGCAGAGCCTCGTCGGCAGGATCGAGGATCGCCGCATCATCACTTACGGTGAGAACCCGCAGGCCGATGCACGCCTGGTCGATCTCACCGCGGGCGGCGGCGGCTCGAAGTTCAAGGTCGTGATCCGCGACCGCAAGACCGGCACCACGCATGAGATCGCCGACCTCGCGCTGCCGATGCCGGGCCGGCACAACGCCTCGAATGCGACGGCTGCAATTGCGGTCGCGCATGAGCTCGGCGTGTCGGACGAGGCGATCCGCAAGGCGCTGGCTGGCTTCGGCGGCGTCAAGCGGCGCTTCACCAAGACTGGCGAGTGGAACGGCGTCACCGTGATCGACGATTACGGCCATCACCCCGTGGAGATCGCGGCCGTGCTGAAGGCAGCGCGCGATTCCTACACCGGTAAGGTGATCGCCGTGGTGCAGCCGCATCGCTACACCCGTCTGCAATCGCTGTTCGAGGAATTCTGCACCTGCTTCAACGACGCCGATGCGGTCGTCGTCGCCGACGTCTATGCCGCGGGCGAAGCGCCGATCGACGGCATCGACCGCGACCATTTCGTCGCGGGCCTGCGCGCGCATGGTCACCGCGAGGTGATCCCGCTGCCGGCCGCGACGGAGCTCGCCGGCATCGTCAAGGGATTGGCGAAACCAGGCGATCTCGTCGTGTGCCTCGGGGCAGGCAACATCACGCAATGGGCGTATGCATTGCCCGGCGAATTGAAGGCGCTGGGGTAA
- the murB gene encoding UDP-N-acetylmuramate dehydrogenase: MGFPDITPSLKAAMPELRGRLLANQSLAELTWFRVGGPAQVLFTPADEDDLAYFLAHLAPDIPVYVIGVGSNLIVRDGGIAGVVIRLAPRAFGEASASGDIVTAGTAALDKRVAEVAASANIGGLEFFFGIPGTIGGALRMNAGANGGETKDVLIEARGVGRDGTKHVFSNADMKFVYRNSGVDPSIIFTSARFRGEIRDAEAIRARMAEVQSHRETAQPIREKTGGSTFKNPPGHSAWKLVDAAGCRGLRVGGAQVSEMHCNFLINTGDATAHDIETLGETVRERVKANSGIELHWEIKRIGLS, from the coding sequence GTGGGATTTCCCGACATCACCCCTTCACTCAAAGCCGCGATGCCCGAGCTGCGCGGCCGGCTGCTGGCGAACCAGTCATTGGCCGAGCTCACCTGGTTTCGCGTCGGCGGTCCCGCGCAGGTGTTGTTCACGCCGGCGGACGAGGACGATCTCGCTTACTTCCTCGCGCATCTGGCCCCTGACATTCCCGTCTATGTCATCGGCGTCGGCTCCAACCTCATCGTGCGCGACGGCGGCATTGCCGGCGTCGTCATTCGTCTCGCGCCGCGCGCCTTCGGCGAGGCGAGTGCGAGTGGCGACATCGTCACCGCAGGTACTGCCGCGCTCGACAAGCGCGTGGCGGAGGTTGCGGCGTCCGCCAATATCGGCGGGCTCGAATTCTTTTTCGGCATTCCGGGTACGATCGGCGGCGCGCTGCGCATGAATGCCGGCGCCAATGGCGGCGAGACCAAGGACGTGCTGATCGAGGCGAGGGGCGTCGGGCGCGACGGCACCAAGCACGTGTTCTCCAACGCCGACATGAAGTTCGTCTACCGCAACAGCGGCGTCGATCCCTCCATCATCTTCACCTCCGCGCGCTTTCGCGGCGAGATCAGGGACGCGGAGGCGATCCGCGCGCGCATGGCGGAGGTGCAGAGCCATCGCGAGACCGCGCAGCCGATCCGCGAGAAGACCGGCGGCTCGACCTTCAAGAATCCGCCCGGCCATTCCGCCTGGAAGCTGGTGGATGCCGCCGGCTGCCGCGGCTTGCGCGTCGGTGGCGCGCAGGTCTCGGAGATGCATTGCAACTTCCTGATCAACACGGGTGACGCCACCGCGCATGACATCGAGACGCTCGGCGAGACCGTACGCGAACGCGTTAAGGCGAATTCCGGAATTGAGCTACACTGGGAAATCAAGCGGATCGGGCTTTCATGA
- a CDS encoding D-alanine--D-alanine ligase, whose amino-acid sequence MRITILFGGSNRERLVSVATAQALHQALPEADLWWWDVEDKVHVVQSKQLLEHARPFEDEFKPGTSGVPLAQALDRAKAEDRVLVLGLHGGRAENGELQVMCEARGVPFTGSGSASSHLAFDKIAAKHFAALGGVTPPENLALDDIDGAFAEYGRLIAKPARDGSSYGLIFVNAKQDLVAVRNAAKHEEYVIEPYIAGVEATCGVLERTDGSIISLPPIEIIPGEGNFDYAAKYLLKSTQEICPGRFAPEITAALKEQAMLAHRAMSCTGYSRSDFIVSDKGLVYLETNTLPGLTKSSLYPKALKAEGIEFVDFLRGLVELACQRVRK is encoded by the coding sequence ATGCGCATCACCATCCTCTTCGGCGGCTCCAACCGCGAACGTCTGGTCTCGGTCGCCACCGCCCAGGCGCTGCATCAGGCGCTGCCCGAGGCCGACCTCTGGTGGTGGGACGTCGAGGACAAGGTGCACGTCGTGCAGTCGAAGCAGCTGCTCGAGCATGCCCGCCCGTTCGAGGACGAGTTCAAGCCGGGCACGTCAGGCGTTCCGCTCGCGCAGGCGCTCGACCGGGCCAAGGCGGAAGATCGCGTGCTGGTGCTCGGCCTGCATGGCGGGCGTGCCGAGAACGGCGAATTGCAGGTGATGTGCGAGGCGCGCGGCGTGCCGTTCACCGGCTCGGGCTCGGCGTCCTCGCATCTCGCCTTCGACAAGATCGCAGCCAAGCATTTCGCTGCGCTCGGCGGCGTCACGCCACCGGAAAATCTTGCGCTCGATGATATCGACGGGGCCTTCGCCGAATACGGCCGGTTGATTGCAAAGCCCGCGCGCGACGGGTCGAGCTACGGCCTGATCTTCGTCAACGCCAAGCAGGACCTCGTCGCCGTCCGCAACGCGGCCAAGCATGAAGAGTATGTCATCGAGCCCTACATCGCCGGCGTGGAGGCGACCTGCGGCGTGCTGGAGCGCACCGACGGCTCGATCATCTCGCTGCCGCCGATCGAGATCATTCCGGGTGAGGGCAATTTCGACTACGCGGCGAAATATCTTCTGAAGTCGACCCAGGAGATCTGCCCCGGCCGCTTCGCACCCGAGATCACCGCCGCGCTCAAGGAGCAGGCGATGCTGGCCCATCGCGCAATGTCCTGCACCGGCTATTCCCGCTCGGACTTCATCGTCTCGGACAAGGGCCTCGTCTATCTCGAGACCAACACGCTGCCCGGGCTGACCAAGTCCTCGCTCTACCCCAAGGCGCTGAAAGCCGAAGGCATCGAGTTCGTCGACTTCCTGCGCGGCCTGGTCGAGCTCGCCTGCCAGCGCGTACGGAAATAG
- a CDS encoding cell division protein FtsQ/DivIB, whose product MDGAGSLTRSLFRSLRPQADLKAAAIGAGVLLREWMQDKHEEARAAAKDKAKAKAKVRAVVEREPPPRVVALVERYLPRRVGLSMTVLLLIGSCGFGIVKGGHLQDFVTAVSDARNALANSAGFRITSVVINGRKQLTQDEILAIGGVSGRSSLLFLDADAVRDKLKANPWIADATVLKLYPGQLMIELTERKAFALWQEAGRLSVIADDGAVLEPYVSRRFLSLPLVVGKGADTQARDFLALLSRYPQVNSVTKAAIYVGERRWNLRLKDGLDIRLPEQDVGNALATLSKLDKEDRLFSRDIVAVDMRLPDRLVVQLSEDAAKAREELFKDKKKKKAGDSA is encoded by the coding sequence ATGGATGGAGCAGGAAGCCTCACCCGGTCGCTTTTCAGATCGCTGAGGCCCCAAGCTGACCTGAAGGCGGCCGCTATCGGAGCGGGCGTGCTTCTGCGCGAGTGGATGCAGGACAAGCACGAAGAGGCGCGCGCTGCCGCCAAGGACAAGGCCAAAGCCAAGGCCAAGGTCAGGGCCGTCGTCGAGCGCGAGCCGCCGCCGCGCGTGGTCGCGCTGGTCGAGCGCTATCTGCCGCGCCGCGTCGGCCTCAGCATGACCGTGCTGCTCCTGATCGGCAGCTGCGGCTTCGGCATCGTCAAGGGCGGCCATCTCCAGGATTTCGTCACCGCGGTCAGCGATGCCCGCAATGCGCTGGCCAATTCCGCCGGTTTCCGCATCACCTCCGTCGTGATCAACGGCCGCAAGCAGCTGACGCAGGACGAGATCCTCGCGATCGGCGGCGTCAGCGGCCGTTCCTCGCTGCTGTTCCTCGATGCGGACGCGGTGCGCGACAAGCTCAAGGCCAATCCCTGGATTGCGGATGCGACCGTGCTGAAGCTCTATCCGGGCCAGCTCATGATCGAGCTCACCGAGCGCAAGGCGTTCGCGCTGTGGCAGGAGGCCGGCCGGCTCTCCGTCATCGCCGACGACGGCGCCGTGCTCGAGCCCTATGTTTCGCGCCGCTTCCTGTCGCTGCCGCTCGTGGTCGGCAAGGGCGCCGACACCCAGGCGCGTGATTTCCTGGCGCTGCTATCGCGCTACCCGCAGGTGAATTCGGTGACCAAGGCCGCGATCTACGTGGGCGAGCGGCGCTGGAACCTGCGGCTCAAGGACGGTCTCGACATCCGCCTGCCCGAGCAGGACGTCGGCAACGCGCTTGCGACGCTGTCCAAGCTCGACAAGGAAGACCGGTTGTTCTCCCGCGACATCGTCGCCGTCGACATGCGCCTGCCGGACCGGCTGGTGGTGCAGCTCTCCGAGGACGCCGCAAAGGCGCGCGAGGAGCTGTTCAAGGACAAGAAGAAAAAGAAGGCCGGGGATTCCGCATGA
- the ftsA gene encoding cell division protein FtsA, giving the protein MTGLDRSQTPKTRPMPHKRGGIVACLDIGTSKIACMIARLKPSPPSDALRGRTHAVELIGYSQIQSRGMKAGAVIDLGECEQAVRQAVGLAEKMAKVRVESVLLSVSGGRLAGQLVEAAADIRGGAVTPADVSRVTSTGMRHATGEGRTVLHALPVGYTLDGVKGIRDPRGMVAHQFGVDMNVVTCDATVARNLMLAVERCHINVEAMAASSYVAGLSVLTDDEADLGAAVVEMGAGTTTIAVYSGGRFVHAAGFAVGGQHITMDLARGLSATIADAERIKTLYGTVITGGSDSRELMSVPTAGDEQDLPQIVSRATIANIVKHRAEEVFEMVRDKLKDSPFAAEPNGRVVLSGGASQLTGLVDLGTRILGRPVRVGRPLGFGRLPNEAKNAAFAVPTGLLVYPQYVHLEHVEPRHTRQQVKTGTGGYFGKVGRWLREGF; this is encoded by the coding sequence ATGACCGGTCTCGATCGCAGCCAGACGCCGAAGACGCGCCCGATGCCGCACAAGCGCGGCGGCATCGTCGCCTGCCTCGACATCGGAACCAGCAAGATCGCCTGCATGATCGCGCGGCTGAAGCCGTCGCCGCCGAGCGATGCGCTGCGCGGCCGCACCCATGCGGTGGAATTGATCGGCTACAGCCAGATCCAGTCGCGCGGCATGAAGGCCGGCGCGGTGATCGATCTCGGCGAATGCGAGCAGGCGGTGCGCCAAGCCGTCGGGCTTGCCGAAAAGATGGCCAAGGTGCGGGTCGAGTCGGTGCTGCTGTCGGTCTCCGGCGGCCGGCTCGCCGGCCAGCTGGTCGAAGCCGCCGCCGACATTCGTGGCGGCGCCGTGACGCCGGCCGATGTCAGCCGCGTCACCTCCACCGGCATGCGCCACGCCACCGGCGAAGGCCGCACCGTGCTGCACGCGCTGCCGGTCGGCTACACGCTCGACGGCGTCAAGGGCATCCGCGATCCCCGCGGCATGGTTGCGCACCAGTTCGGCGTCGACATGAACGTCGTCACCTGTGACGCCACTGTGGCGCGCAACCTGATGCTGGCGGTGGAGCGCTGCCACATCAATGTCGAAGCGATGGCAGCGAGCTCCTATGTGGCCGGCCTGTCGGTGCTGACCGACGACGAGGCCGATCTCGGCGCCGCCGTCGTCGAGATGGGCGCCGGCACCACCACGATTGCCGTTTATTCGGGCGGCCGCTTCGTGCATGCGGCGGGTTTTGCGGTCGGCGGGCAACACATCACGATGGATCTTGCGCGCGGACTCTCGGCGACCATTGCCGATGCCGAGCGAATCAAGACCTTATACGGCACCGTCATCACCGGCGGATCGGACTCGCGTGAGCTGATGTCTGTGCCGACAGCCGGTGACGAGCAGGATCTGCCGCAGATCGTCTCCCGCGCCACCATCGCGAACATCGTCAAGCACCGTGCCGAGGAAGTCTTCGAAATGGTTCGGGACAAGCTGAAGGATTCGCCCTTCGCCGCAGAGCCCAACGGCCGCGTCGTGCTCTCGGGCGGCGCCTCGCAGCTGACCGGTCTCGTCGATCTCGGTACCCGGATTCTCGGCCGCCCCGTGCGGGTCGGCCGTCCGCTCGGTTTTGGCCGGCTGCCCAACGAGGCGAAGAACGCCGCGTTCGCGGTGCCGACCGGACTTCTCGTCTACCCGCAATATGTTCACCTCGAACATGTCGAACCGCGGCATACGCGGCAGCAGGTCAAGACAGGGACCGGCGGATATTTCGGAAAGGTCGGACGATGGCTACGCGAGGGCTTCTGA